In the Tribolium castaneum strain GA2 chromosome 1, icTriCast1.1, whole genome shotgun sequence genome, one interval contains:
- the LOC655731 gene encoding GATA zinc finger domain-containing protein 4 isoform X3, with protein sequence MPTTRSMSKHKKEATTNLEGATASNPHSIGSEETNTIDSVTPNSDQSSLNNLSIQSSSNLINPNLNLTNMSISLELAEKMLIKFDGTKSMLFEFIDNCDQAHNLVGVANQPLLLSIIKTKLTHNARTLTRNREFANWKQLKKHLLDLYSDKRTVGQWQLELNSCRQNHNESVVSFSNRVETCYVKLINSLSDNLTEEVRNGNIDLLQNEALNVFITGLNKDLSILVKAQKPDTLEKAISIAINEEQELKSKYEIHKYQNVNNNSSSRFCNYCNKSGHNSFNCRNKNQQHNQNKNFNNVHRIQNHTHINSPSTSNSSKFNRNNFHNNNSSSKIQPRSNNDFQRKFCNYCKNNGHLINECRKLQYNQSRKEQNNNSRIRSSSQSLQNSNGSNLNCPGSSTLAENSRTAHQISAELQH encoded by the coding sequence atgccaaCAACGAGATCTAtgtcaaaacacaaaaaggaAGCTACGACGAATTTAGAAGGAGCTACCGCGTCTAATCCACATTCAATCGGTTCAGAAGAAACTAACACGATTGATTCCGTTACGCCCAATTCGGATCAAAGTAGCCTCAATAATTTAAGTATTCAATCAtctagtaatttaattaacccTAACTTAAATCTCACCAACATGTCGATTTCACTAGAGTTAgcagaaaaaatgttaattaagtttgatggAACCAAATCAATGTTGTTCGAATTTATAGATAATTGTGATCAAGCTCATAATCTTGTTGGAGTTGCAAATCAACCACTTTTactttcaattattaaaaccaaattaacGCATAACGCGAGAACTTTAACACGTAATAGAGAATTTGCAAATTGGAAACAATTAAAGAAACATTTACTAGATTTGTATTCAGATAAACGTACAGTTGGTCAATGGCAATTGGAGTTAAATTCCTGTCGGCAAAATCACAATGAAAGTGTCgtttctttttcaaatcgtGTAGAAACATGCtacgtaaaattaataaattcgttAAGTGACAATTTAACTGAAGAAGTACGCAACGGAAACATTGATTTACTGCAAAATGAAGCTTTGAACGTTTTTATCACGGgattaaataaagatttgtcaattttagttaaagctcAAAAACCGGATACATTAGAAAAAGCAATCTCGATCGCGATTAACGAGGAACAGGAACTTAAATCCAAATACGAAATTCATAAATATCAAaacgtaaataataattcgtcaagtagattttgtaattattgtaacaAATCGGGTCATAATTCATTTAATTGTCGGAACAAAAATCAACAACACAAccagaacaaaaattttaataatgttcaCCGAATTCAGAATCACACACATATCAATTCTCCAAGTACCagtaattcctcaaaatttaatcgtaacaatttccataataataattcttcctCTAAAATCCAGCCAAGATCTAACAAtgattttcaaagaaaattctGTAATTACTGCAAGAACAATGGTCATTTAATTAACGAGTGTCGTAAATTACAATATAACCAGTCGCGAAaggaacaaaataataattcccgCATTAGATCTTCATCACAGTCCCTACAAAATTCAAACGGCAGTAATTTAAACTGCCCGGGCTCTTCGACGTTGGCGGAGAACTCGAGGACTGCCCACCAAATTTCCGCCGAAttgcaacattaa
- the LOC103313919 gene encoding E3 ubiquitin-protein ligase LRSAM1 isoform X4: MFRKSKENKSKLEHKLYLAREAPEPIFDLSDCNLRHVPQGIYSLCRVFLKDVLRLERNCLSSLSGGGHLSDLLQLKVLDLHENAFQSLPDEIGLLRSLKELYLNDNQLKKLPDTICCLHNLTVLNVARNALKTLPENMGNLKNLKFLSVCGNKHLKRLPKSICDARRLVTLEADWERFVYPPCDIMGQGTEAIMRFICADLGQPYLGPETIEDTPDTSTDNSEDQTDAFEKQKLQDFLEMEKANELLQRQEFELANAQKIHKEKL, from the exons ATGTTCCGCAAATCTAAGGAAAACAAGTCGAAGCTCGAGCACAAACTGTACCTT GCACGGGAAGCCCCCGAGCCCATTTTCGACCTCTCCGACTGCAACCTGCGACACGTCCCCCAGGGGATTTACTCACTTTGTCGCGTTTTTTTGAAAGACGTGTTGCGGTTGGAGCGCAACTGCTTGTCTTCGTTGTCAGGAGGGGGCCACTTGAGCGACTTGCTCCAGTTAAAAGTGCTAGATTTGCACGAGAACGCCTTCCAAAGTCTTCCCGATGAGATCGGGCTTTTGCGGAGCTTGAAAGAGCTCTACTTGAACGATAATCAATTGAAGAAATTGCCTGATACCATTTGTTGTTTACACAACTTAACTGTACTCAATGTTGCGAGAAATGCGCTCAAAACGCTGCCCGAAAATATGGGCAATTTGaagaatttgaaatttttgagtgTTTGTGGGAATAAACATTTGAAACGGCTGCCAAAAAGTATTTGTGATGCTCGGAGACTTGTCACTTTAGAGGCTGATTGGGAGAGGTTTGTTTACCCTCCTTGTGATATAATGGGGCAAGGGACTGAGGCTATTATGAGATTTATTTGCGCTG aTTTGGGGCAACCTTATTTAGGCCCCGAAACTATTGAAGACACTCCTGATACTAGCACTGATAACAGCGAGGACCAAACTGATGCTTTTGAG aaacaaaaattacaagattTCCTCGAAATGGAGAAAGCCAACGAATTGTTACAACGCCAAGAGTTTGAGTTAGcaaatgcacaaaaaattcataaagaaaag CTGTGA
- the LOC103313919 gene encoding E3 ubiquitin-protein ligase LRSAM1 isoform X2, with product MFRKSKENKSKLEHKLYLAREAPEPIFDLSDCNLRHVPQGIYSLCRVFLKDVLRLERNCLSSLSGGGHLSDLLQLKVLDLHENAFQSLPDEIGLLRSLKELYLNDNQLKKLPDTICCLHNLTVLNVARNALKTLPENMGNLKNLKFLSVCGNKHLKRLPKSICDARRLVTLEADWERFVYPPCDIMGQGTEAIMRFICADLGQPYLGPETIEDTPDTSTDNSEDQTDAFEKQKLQDFLEMEKANELLQRQEFELANAQKIHKEKVIFGFRIWGFFVMDF from the exons ATGTTCCGCAAATCTAAGGAAAACAAGTCGAAGCTCGAGCACAAACTGTACCTT GCACGGGAAGCCCCCGAGCCCATTTTCGACCTCTCCGACTGCAACCTGCGACACGTCCCCCAGGGGATTTACTCACTTTGTCGCGTTTTTTTGAAAGACGTGTTGCGGTTGGAGCGCAACTGCTTGTCTTCGTTGTCAGGAGGGGGCCACTTGAGCGACTTGCTCCAGTTAAAAGTGCTAGATTTGCACGAGAACGCCTTCCAAAGTCTTCCCGATGAGATCGGGCTTTTGCGGAGCTTGAAAGAGCTCTACTTGAACGATAATCAATTGAAGAAATTGCCTGATACCATTTGTTGTTTACACAACTTAACTGTACTCAATGTTGCGAGAAATGCGCTCAAAACGCTGCCCGAAAATATGGGCAATTTGaagaatttgaaatttttgagtgTTTGTGGGAATAAACATTTGAAACGGCTGCCAAAAAGTATTTGTGATGCTCGGAGACTTGTCACTTTAGAGGCTGATTGGGAGAGGTTTGTTTACCCTCCTTGTGATATAATGGGGCAAGGGACTGAGGCTATTATGAGATTTATTTGCGCTG aTTTGGGGCAACCTTATTTAGGCCCCGAAACTATTGAAGACACTCCTGATACTAGCACTGATAACAGCGAGGACCAAACTGATGCTTTTGAG aaacaaaaattacaagattTCCTCGAAATGGAGAAAGCCAACGAATTGTTACAACGCCAAGAGTTTGAGTTAGcaaatgcacaaaaaattcataaagaaaaggtaatttttggttttaggATTTGGGGATTTTTTGTAATGGATTTTTAG
- the LOC103313919 gene encoding E3 ubiquitin-protein ligase LRSAM1 isoform X1, translating to MFRKSKENKSKLEHKLYLAREAPEPIFDLSDCNLRHVPQGIYSLCRVFLKDVLRLERNCLSSLSGGGHLSDLLQLKVLDLHENAFQSLPDEIGLLRSLKELYLNDNQLKKLPDTICCLHNLTVLNVARNALKTLPENMGNLKNLKFLSVCGNKHLKRLPKSICDARRLVTLEADWERFVYPPCDIMGQGTEAIMRFICADLGQPYLGPETIEDTPDTSTDNSEDQTDAFEAKIWKLENIKKQKLQDFLEMEKANELLQRQEFELANAQKIHKEKVIFGFRIWGFFVMDF from the exons ATGTTCCGCAAATCTAAGGAAAACAAGTCGAAGCTCGAGCACAAACTGTACCTT GCACGGGAAGCCCCCGAGCCCATTTTCGACCTCTCCGACTGCAACCTGCGACACGTCCCCCAGGGGATTTACTCACTTTGTCGCGTTTTTTTGAAAGACGTGTTGCGGTTGGAGCGCAACTGCTTGTCTTCGTTGTCAGGAGGGGGCCACTTGAGCGACTTGCTCCAGTTAAAAGTGCTAGATTTGCACGAGAACGCCTTCCAAAGTCTTCCCGATGAGATCGGGCTTTTGCGGAGCTTGAAAGAGCTCTACTTGAACGATAATCAATTGAAGAAATTGCCTGATACCATTTGTTGTTTACACAACTTAACTGTACTCAATGTTGCGAGAAATGCGCTCAAAACGCTGCCCGAAAATATGGGCAATTTGaagaatttgaaatttttgagtgTTTGTGGGAATAAACATTTGAAACGGCTGCCAAAAAGTATTTGTGATGCTCGGAGACTTGTCACTTTAGAGGCTGATTGGGAGAGGTTTGTTTACCCTCCTTGTGATATAATGGGGCAAGGGACTGAGGCTATTATGAGATTTATTTGCGCTG aTTTGGGGCAACCTTATTTAGGCCCCGAAACTATTGAAGACACTCCTGATACTAGCACTGATAACAGCGAGGACCAAACTGATGCTTTTGAG gcCAAAATATGGAAGCTAGAAAATATTAAG aaacaaaaattacaagattTCCTCGAAATGGAGAAAGCCAACGAATTGTTACAACGCCAAGAGTTTGAGTTAGcaaatgcacaaaaaattcataaagaaaaggtaatttttggttttaggATTTGGGGATTTTTTGTAATGGATTTTTAG
- the LOC103313919 gene encoding E3 ubiquitin-protein ligase LRSAM1 isoform X3 — translation MFRKSKENKSKLEHKLYLAREAPEPIFDLSDCNLRHVPQGIYSLCRVFLKDVLRLERNCLSSLSGGGHLSDLLQLKVLDLHENAFQSLPDEIGLLRSLKELYLNDNQLKKLPDTICCLHNLTVLNVARNALKTLPENMGNLKNLKFLSVCGNKHLKRLPKSICDARRLVTLEADWERFVYPPCDIMGQGTEAIMRFICADLGQPYLGPETIEDTPDTSTDNSEDQTDAFEAKIWKLENIKKQKLQDFLEMEKANELLQRQEFELANAQKIHKEKL, via the exons ATGTTCCGCAAATCTAAGGAAAACAAGTCGAAGCTCGAGCACAAACTGTACCTT GCACGGGAAGCCCCCGAGCCCATTTTCGACCTCTCCGACTGCAACCTGCGACACGTCCCCCAGGGGATTTACTCACTTTGTCGCGTTTTTTTGAAAGACGTGTTGCGGTTGGAGCGCAACTGCTTGTCTTCGTTGTCAGGAGGGGGCCACTTGAGCGACTTGCTCCAGTTAAAAGTGCTAGATTTGCACGAGAACGCCTTCCAAAGTCTTCCCGATGAGATCGGGCTTTTGCGGAGCTTGAAAGAGCTCTACTTGAACGATAATCAATTGAAGAAATTGCCTGATACCATTTGTTGTTTACACAACTTAACTGTACTCAATGTTGCGAGAAATGCGCTCAAAACGCTGCCCGAAAATATGGGCAATTTGaagaatttgaaatttttgagtgTTTGTGGGAATAAACATTTGAAACGGCTGCCAAAAAGTATTTGTGATGCTCGGAGACTTGTCACTTTAGAGGCTGATTGGGAGAGGTTTGTTTACCCTCCTTGTGATATAATGGGGCAAGGGACTGAGGCTATTATGAGATTTATTTGCGCTG aTTTGGGGCAACCTTATTTAGGCCCCGAAACTATTGAAGACACTCCTGATACTAGCACTGATAACAGCGAGGACCAAACTGATGCTTTTGAG gcCAAAATATGGAAGCTAGAAAATATTAAG aaacaaaaattacaagattTCCTCGAAATGGAGAAAGCCAACGAATTGTTACAACGCCAAGAGTTTGAGTTAGcaaatgcacaaaaaattcataaagaaaag CTGTGA